One window of Candidatus Tokpelaia hoelldoblerii genomic DNA carries:
- a CDS encoding Purine nucleosidase (bhsal08480): protein MAQKIIIDCDPGLDDAVALLLAHGNPDIELLAVTTVVGNQTLEKVTRNALAVARVANITGVPFAAGSVRPLVRKIETAAHIHGESGLGGVTLPEPAFSLDPRHAVQLLIDTIMEHPPGTITLVPTAGLTNIALAARLEPRIVERVKQVVLMGGGYHTGNLTPVAEFNIRIDPEAAHIVFNEKWPLTMVGLDLTHQAVATPQVMAKIAAVGTNPAKFVVDLLEFYGNSCREAEGFEHPPVHDPCAVAYVIDPTIMTVRKAPVDIELNGKLTRGMTVTDFRGSAALEGCHTQVAVKLDHGRFWDLVIDALTRIGEVEL from the coding sequence ATGGCACAAAAAATTATTATAGATTGCGATCCGGGGCTTGATGATGCTGTCGCCCTGCTGCTTGCTCATGGTAATCCGGATATTGAACTGCTTGCCGTGACAACGGTTGTCGGCAACCAGACGCTGGAAAAGGTGACGCGCAATGCCCTGGCCGTTGCCCGTGTTGCCAATATCACCGGCGTGCCGTTTGCGGCAGGCAGTGTCCGCCCGCTGGTGCGCAAAATTGAAACGGCGGCGCATATTCATGGCGAATCCGGCCTTGGCGGTGTGACTTTGCCTGAACCGGCCTTTTCGCTTGATCCCCGCCATGCGGTTCAGCTGCTTATCGACACAATCATGGAACATCCGCCCGGGACAATCACTCTGGTGCCAACGGCCGGGCTGACGAATATTGCGCTGGCGGCCAGGCTTGAGCCGCGCATTGTCGAGCGTGTCAAACAGGTTGTTCTGATGGGCGGCGGCTATCATACCGGCAATTTAACGCCGGTTGCCGAATTCAACATCAGGATTGACCCGGAAGCGGCGCATATTGTTTTCAATGAAAAGTGGCCGCTGACCATGGTCGGTCTGGATTTGACCCATCAGGCGGTGGCAACGCCGCAGGTCATGGCGAAAATTGCTGCTGTGGGAACAAATCCGGCTAAGTTTGTTGTTGATCTGCTGGAATTTTATGGCAATTCCTGCAGGGAAGCCGAAGGGTTTGAGCATCCGCCGGTGCATGATCCCTGTGCCGTTGCCTATGTCATTGACCCGACCATCATGACGGTTCGCAAAGCCCCTGTTGATATTGAGCTCAATGGTAAACTGACCCGGGGAATGACAGTTACGGATTTTCGCGGTTCGGCAGCGCTGGAAGGCTGCCATACACAGGTTGCTGTAAAACTTGATCACGGCCGGTTCTGGGATCTGGTTATTGATGCGCTGACGCGTATTGGTGAGGTTGAGCTATGA
- a CDS encoding Major facilitator superfamily MFS_1 (bhsal08490), translated as MREEVLSCETAETRSQEKNSIAALMTALLTACIAFQLNASMLGPVLATIARELQTDEVAVSLSQTVFFNSAAVFALFLPRFSDIAGRKKVLSWMLVIMTAGTVLAALAPNIGVLYVARAVQGISGAVVPMCMIMLRHEISNVKTLAAMMAIVAAVNGGVAGIDAIAGGFLAAHYGFRSVFWCIAIAGVISTVLILRFASESRPSAGVRMDWPGVIFLAVSLSAMLIALGKAAESSRSSLIIASGLAVFSILMFIGFWQVEKRKRHPLVSTVYLRRRSTWGLLLTTVLTMTGIFAVVNGLVLFLAQNTEVGFGLGADMAALVFLTPYALIGWLVGPLAGWLAPSVGYKKLLWFGLFASLVSLAMMLFLGLESLGWMVAAVLLIGISYAGIVNIMLNGLGVMLSPEDNPGFLPGMNSGAFHIGAGLSFVLLPTIQKITVEFGGSLMDGYFNGILAGLGITMLALLVSFLIPRPIEAEVER; from the coding sequence ATGAGGGAGGAAGTCTTGTCGTGTGAAACAGCTGAAACAAGATCACAGGAAAAAAACAGTATCGCTGCATTGATGACGGCGCTTTTAACGGCCTGTATTGCTTTTCAGCTTAACGCCAGTATGCTGGGGCCAGTTCTCGCCACCATTGCAAGAGAATTGCAAACAGACGAGGTGGCGGTATCGTTGTCGCAGACTGTCTTTTTTAATTCGGCGGCGGTCTTTGCGCTTTTTCTGCCGCGCTTCAGTGATATTGCCGGGCGTAAGAAGGTTTTAAGCTGGATGCTGGTTATCATGACTGCCGGTACTGTGCTGGCGGCTTTGGCGCCGAATATCGGGGTTTTATACGTGGCGCGGGCTGTGCAGGGCATATCCGGCGCAGTTGTCCCGATGTGCATGATCATGCTGCGCCATGAAATATCCAATGTCAAAACCCTGGCGGCCATGATGGCGATTGTCGCGGCGGTCAATGGCGGGGTTGCCGGAATTGACGCGATCGCCGGTGGTTTTCTGGCGGCACATTATGGCTTTCGCTCCGTGTTCTGGTGTATTGCGATTGCCGGTGTCATATCCACTGTTCTGATCTTGCGTTTTGCTTCAGAATCCAGGCCCTCTGCCGGTGTCAGGATGGATTGGCCCGGGGTGATTTTTCTGGCTGTATCGCTTTCCGCTATGCTGATTGCTCTGGGCAAAGCGGCTGAATCATCACGCAGCAGCCTGATTATCGCCAGTGGCCTGGCTGTTTTTTCCATTCTTATGTTCATTGGCTTCTGGCAGGTGGAAAAGCGCAAGCGTCATCCTCTGGTCAGCACTGTTTATCTGCGGCGGCGCAGCACATGGGGCTTGTTGCTCACCACTGTTTTGACCATGACCGGCATTTTTGCTGTCGTAAACGGTCTGGTGCTGTTTCTGGCCCAGAACACAGAGGTGGGGTTTGGTTTGGGCGCGGATATGGCGGCGCTTGTTTTTCTGACGCCTTATGCGCTGATCGGCTGGCTGGTTGGCCCGCTTGCCGGTTGGCTGGCGCCCTCTGTAGGATATAAGAAACTTTTGTGGTTCGGCCTGTTTGCCAGCCTTGTCTCTTTGGCCATGATGCTGTTTCTGGGGCTTGAGTCACTGGGCTGGATGGTGGCGGCTGTGCTGCTGATTGGTATAAGCTATGCCGGAATTGTCAATATCATGCTGAACGGGCTTGGGGTTATGCTATCGCCTGAAGACAATCCGGGTTTTTTGCCGGGGATGAATTCCGGGGCTTTTCATATCGGTGCGGGTTTAAGCTTTGTGCTGTTGCCGACAATACAGAAGATAACCGTTGAATTCGGCGGTTCGTTGATGGATGGTTATTTCAATGGCATTCTGGCAGGTCTGGGCATTACAATGCTGGCTCTGCTGGTTTCATTCCTTATCCCGAGACCCATTGAGGCGGAAGTCGAGCGATAA
- the rsmA gene encoding Ribosomal RNA small subunit methyltransferase A (bhsal08500), with product MAIDNLPPLRSVIEAHGLAAKKSLGQNFLFDLNLTGKIARQAGALDGRQVLEIGPGPGGLTRALLAQGAIVTAIERDERCLSALAEIAVAYPGRLNVINGDALHFDYTGLFSPEADKPKIVANLPYNIGTQLLLDWLLYEPWPPFYDSMTLMFQREVAERIVARPASSAYGRLGVLCGWRTSAHIAFDVPPQAFTPPPKVTSSIVHLTPRANPLPCSADKLGKITQAAFGQRRKMLRQSLKSLGGEALLGKAGIDSTRRAETLTVEEFIALANAL from the coding sequence ATGGCAATTGATAACCTGCCCCCTTTGCGTTCTGTCATTGAAGCGCATGGCCTGGCAGCAAAAAAATCACTGGGGCAGAACTTTCTGTTCGACCTTAACCTGACCGGCAAGATCGCCCGGCAAGCCGGCGCACTTGACGGACGGCAGGTGCTGGAAATCGGCCCCGGACCAGGCGGGTTAACACGGGCATTGCTGGCGCAGGGGGCAATCGTCACCGCTATTGAACGCGATGAACGCTGCCTGAGCGCTCTGGCTGAAATTGCTGTGGCCTATCCGGGCAGGCTGAATGTTATCAATGGCGATGCGCTCCACTTTGACTATACAGGACTTTTTTCACCAGAGGCGGACAAACCGAAGATTGTCGCCAACCTGCCTTATAATATCGGCACACAATTGCTGCTTGACTGGTTGCTATACGAGCCATGGCCACCATTTTATGACTCCATGACCCTGATGTTCCAGCGTGAAGTGGCGGAACGGATTGTCGCCAGGCCGGCCAGTTCTGCCTATGGCCGGCTGGGTGTGCTTTGCGGTTGGCGCACAAGCGCCCATATCGCTTTTGATGTGCCGCCACAAGCCTTCACACCGCCGCCAAAAGTCACATCTTCCATTGTGCACCTGACACCGCGCGCAAATCCCCTGCCCTGTTCAGCTGACAAATTGGGGAAAATAACACAGGCCGCCTTTGGCCAAAGGCGTAAAATGCTGCGGCAGAGCCTGAAGAGCCTTGGCGGTGAAGCATTGCTCGGCAAAGCCGGAATTGACAGCACAAGACGGGCGGAAACATTGACGGTTGAAGAATTTATCGCTCTTGCCAATGCACTTTAA
- a CDS encoding Hypothetical protein (bhsal08510) → MMTKLKNRLFAYALSALAAGLMTGNITLSPAMAASQVAVIVNGNAITNYDIQRRAAFLQLQGRGGGTKAAREDMVDEMLRRVEMKKRNISVTDGEVNRAFAGFAERNRMSEAQLSQMLNQAGVTADHFKTYIRTQMGWGRLLSARFQSEGGVTDQQVARHILQNGGIKPTSNEYMLQQVIFVIPQNRRGAITGRRTQEANSLRARINGCNSIRSTVNNAIANGMRDITVRNLGRNLELRLPPEWSSRVKATAAGKATTVRTTDRGVEFLVVCSRQKVSNDEVSRLVVGMEKDKKRDKQADALEKKYMKELRDNAQIKNP, encoded by the coding sequence ATGATGACAAAACTTAAAAACCGCCTTTTTGCATATGCTCTATCGGCTCTCGCGGCAGGTTTGATGACTGGCAACATAACATTGTCCCCGGCAATGGCGGCTTCGCAGGTTGCAGTTATTGTCAATGGCAATGCCATTACCAATTATGACATTCAACGCCGGGCAGCATTTTTGCAGTTGCAGGGGCGCGGCGGCGGCACAAAAGCCGCGCGTGAGGACATGGTTGATGAAATGTTGCGCCGTGTCGAGATGAAAAAGCGCAATATCAGTGTAACTGATGGCGAAGTGAACCGGGCGTTTGCCGGTTTTGCCGAGCGTAACCGTATGAGCGAGGCACAATTGTCACAGATGCTTAATCAGGCTGGCGTTACAGCGGATCACTTCAAAACCTACATCAGGACACAAATGGGATGGGGCCGTCTGCTCAGTGCCCGTTTTCAATCAGAAGGCGGAGTAACTGACCAGCAGGTCGCCAGACATATTTTGCAAAACGGCGGTATTAAACCGACAAGCAATGAATATATGCTGCAACAGGTTATTTTCGTCATACCGCAGAATCGCCGCGGCGCGATCACCGGCAGGCGTACGCAGGAAGCCAATAGCCTGCGTGCCAGAATCAATGGCTGTAACAGCATACGCAGCACCGTCAACAACGCCATTGCAAATGGTATGCGTGATATAACGGTTCGCAATCTTGGCCGGAATCTTGAGCTGAGACTGCCGCCGGAATGGAGCAGCAGAGTTAAGGCGACAGCTGCTGGCAAAGCGACAACAGTGCGGACGACTGACCGCGGTGTTGAGTTTCTTGTTGTCTGTTCCAGGCAGAAAGTGTCAAATGATGAAGTTTCCCGACTCGTCGTTGGCATGGAAAAAGATAAAAAGCGTGATAAACAGGCAGATGCTCTTGAAAAGAAATATATGAAAGAGCTACGCGATAACGCGCAGATAAAAAACCCCTGA
- the lptD gene encoding LPS-assembly protein LptD (precursor) (bhsal08520) encodes MSKTRKRIHDTMRFRQLVCGTALVCVFALSPLSATPPAQAQALSDFMDQKSAKADDSRMLLSADELVYDREASTITARGNVQVEYDGNHIVAQSITYNQATKRVMAHGNVEIVDSKGTKLYADQIDLTDDLGEGFINSLQAETTDKTYFAAESAERSMGQMTVFNNGAYTACEPCYAKPDKDVLWQVKAKRIIWNAATKTMRFEDSRFEMFGKTVGWLPVFEMADPTVKRKSGFLAPAFSYKSKLGFGMTNSYFWNLAPHYDFTFSATGLTKQGVLAEGEWRHRLENGSYNVRFAHIYQNSRDAFNYRSIDRQQTNRYMLATKGQFELNPRWKYGWDVLAQSDHNFARTYDIKGYNRDVQRSKIYLTGLSGRNYFDMRLYHFNVQENLRKNNPLERASRQPWVLPRIDYTRIADHPVYGGELKFTGNMQVLYRDRADFAYTDQFGNPLSTPRLAGMHGTNGRLTGETEWKRTFIGSSGFVLTPVLALRGDGIVIDTNQNYDPIELRSNAFRGMATAGLEARYPLLFSALNSSHIIEPVAQIFARNNEQYTGKLVNEDAQSFVFDATTLFQRDKFSGYDRVEGGTRANLGVRYSGNFDTGWSLYGLAGQSYHLSGRNSFAARDVTHVGADSGLEKSRSDYVAMLGADNGQGFSFAARGRFDEGNMAIKRGELDMRQQWRRFGFGTQYAYIESQPEYGYKNKRQEVSVQGNYKFNDNWQTNVFASYDLVSETLVRAGTAFSYEDECFAIMLGYMQTRNPGERSDSPAHKFSLGISFRTIGDFGISSGNR; translated from the coding sequence GTGTCAAAAACAAGAAAACGCATTCATGATACCATGCGTTTCAGGCAGCTTGTCTGCGGCACTGCGCTTGTCTGTGTATTTGCCCTTTCCCCTCTGTCTGCCACGCCCCCTGCCCAGGCGCAGGCATTATCAGACTTTATGGATCAGAAAAGCGCAAAAGCAGATGATTCGCGCATGCTGCTGTCAGCGGATGAACTTGTCTATGACCGGGAAGCCAGCACCATCACCGCACGGGGAAATGTGCAAGTTGAATATGACGGCAATCACATTGTTGCGCAAAGCATTACCTACAATCAGGCGACAAAACGGGTCATGGCCCATGGCAATGTTGAAATTGTCGATAGCAAGGGAACAAAATTATATGCTGACCAGATCGACCTGACGGATGACCTGGGGGAAGGTTTCATCAACAGCCTGCAGGCGGAAACCACTGACAAAACCTATTTTGCTGCCGAAAGTGCTGAACGCAGCATGGGGCAGATGACTGTTTTCAACAATGGTGCCTATACAGCCTGCGAGCCGTGTTATGCCAAACCGGACAAGGACGTGCTCTGGCAGGTCAAGGCCAAAAGAATTATCTGGAATGCCGCCACCAAAACCATGCGTTTTGAAGACAGCCGCTTTGAAATGTTTGGTAAAACGGTTGGTTGGCTGCCTGTTTTTGAAATGGCCGACCCGACAGTAAAAAGAAAAAGCGGTTTTTTAGCTCCCGCTTTTTCTTATAAAAGCAAGCTTGGTTTTGGCATGACAAATTCCTATTTCTGGAATCTGGCGCCCCATTATGATTTTACCTTTTCAGCAACAGGCCTGACCAAGCAGGGCGTGCTGGCCGAGGGTGAATGGCGTCACCGTCTTGAAAACGGCAGCTATAATGTACGTTTTGCCCATATATACCAGAACAGCCGTGATGCTTTTAATTATCGCTCGATCGACAGACAGCAGACCAACCGTTATATGCTGGCGACAAAAGGGCAGTTTGAACTCAACCCGCGCTGGAAATATGGCTGGGATGTCCTGGCGCAATCTGACCATAATTTCGCCCGTACCTATGATATCAAAGGCTATAACCGCGATGTTCAACGCTCGAAAATTTACCTGACCGGTCTTTCAGGGCGCAATTATTTTGACATGCGCCTGTATCATTTCAATGTTCAGGAAAATCTGCGCAAAAACAATCCGCTGGAACGCGCCTCCAGACAACCATGGGTGCTGCCGCGTATTGATTATACCCGTATTGCCGATCATCCGGTCTATGGCGGTGAATTGAAATTTACCGGCAATATGCAGGTGCTTTACCGTGACAGGGCGGATTTTGCCTATACAGACCAGTTTGGCAATCCGCTATCCACCCCGCGCCTTGCCGGTATGCATGGCACCAATGGCCGTCTTACCGGTGAAACAGAATGGAAACGAACCTTTATAGGCAGCAGCGGTTTTGTTCTCACTCCGGTTCTGGCTTTGCGCGGTGATGGCATTGTTATTGATACCAACCAGAATTATGACCCGATTGAGTTGCGTTCAAACGCTTTCCGCGGTATGGCCACAGCCGGGCTTGAAGCGCGTTATCCCCTTTTGTTTTCGGCACTCAATTCCAGCCATATTATCGAGCCGGTCGCACAGATTTTTGCCCGTAATAATGAGCAATATACCGGCAAGCTCGTCAATGAAGATGCCCAAAGCTTTGTTTTTGATGCAACAACGCTGTTTCAACGGGACAAGTTTTCCGGCTATGACCGGGTGGAAGGTGGCACACGCGCCAATCTGGGTGTACGCTATTCCGGCAATTTTGATACCGGCTGGTCGCTCTATGGCCTTGCCGGGCAGTCCTATCACCTTTCTGGCAGAAATTCATTCGCCGCCCGTGATGTTACGCATGTCGGCGCCGATTCCGGCCTTGAAAAGTCGCGCTCCGATTATGTCGCCATGCTTGGTGCTGATAATGGCCAGGGATTTTCCTTTGCAGCCCGCGGGCGCTTTGACGAAGGTAATATGGCGATAAAACGCGGCGAACTGGATATGCGCCAGCAGTGGCGGCGTTTCGGCTTTGGCACACAATATGCCTATATCGAAAGCCAGCCGGAATACGGCTATAAAAACAAAAGGCAGGAAGTCAGCGTTCAGGGAAACTACAAGTTTAATGACAACTGGCAGACGAATGTCTTTGCCAGCTATGACCTTGTATCCGAAACTCTGGTGCGGGCTGGCACTGCCTTCTCCTATGAGGACGAATGTTTTGCCATCATGCTTGGATATATGCAAACACGCAATCCGGGTGAAAGAAGCGATTCTCCCGCCCATAAGTTCAGCTTGGGCATATCCTTCCGGACCATCGGGGATTTTGGTATCAGTTCTGGAAATCGCTAA
- a CDS encoding Permease YjgP/YjgQ family protein (bhsal08530), with translation MIGWTLGRYFFMRYVRVTFYFLLAVFMLSLLLDFTINASRIANLPGYSSLGAFAISALRIPFIMQQIFPFVALFSAMVTLISLNRRLELVVTRASGVSVWQFLFPFCLGAFLFGLLAVVAVNPLASWGTAKAENIISAWRGNSTVPVNSSRALWLTQRTDEGTATIGANMVLDRGRLLEDVTVIRRNGDDTIYDRLNARSARLEKGYWQLFDVYQTRRGQPREKHAEMRIATLLEPEFVEERFAEPESIPFYELPHKIKVVRSFGYPAHEFDMYLQSIIALPALLVAMTLIAATVSLKFMRSGQSDVMILGGILAGFVLYVVTVLARAFGNAGIVPPIIAAWIPVLIAVFFSVSFLLYREDG, from the coding sequence ATGATTGGCTGGACACTGGGCCGCTATTTTTTCATGCGCTATGTCAGGGTGACATTTTATTTCCTGCTGGCTGTTTTTATGCTTTCCCTGCTGCTGGATTTCACCATAAACGCCAGCCGTATCGCCAATCTGCCGGGTTACAGCTCGCTGGGCGCTTTTGCCATTTCGGCATTGCGCATTCCTTTTATCATGCAGCAGATTTTTCCGTTTGTCGCCCTGTTTTCCGCTATGGTCACGCTGATTTCACTGAACCGGCGGCTTGAGCTTGTTGTCACCCGGGCAAGCGGCGTTTCTGTCTGGCAGTTTCTGTTTCCTTTCTGTCTGGGCGCTTTTTTATTCGGCCTGCTGGCAGTGGTGGCTGTCAATCCGCTCGCTTCATGGGGGACAGCAAAAGCTGAAAATATCATTTCCGCCTGGCGCGGCAATTCCACCGTTCCCGTCAACAGCAGCCGCGCCTTGTGGCTGACACAACGCACGGATGAAGGCACAGCAACCATCGGCGCCAATATGGTGCTTGACCGTGGCCGCCTGCTGGAAGATGTCACCGTTATACGCCGCAACGGGGATGATACAATCTATGACCGTTTAAACGCCCGCAGCGCCCGTCTTGAAAAAGGCTACTGGCAGCTGTTTGATGTTTATCAGACACGCCGCGGCCAACCGCGGGAAAAACATGCCGAAATGCGAATCGCCACTTTGCTGGAGCCTGAATTTGTCGAGGAACGTTTTGCTGAACCCGAATCCATCCCGTTTTATGAATTACCCCACAAAATTAAAGTCGTGCGTTCTTTTGGCTATCCGGCCCATGAGTTTGATATGTACCTGCAATCCATCATTGCGTTACCGGCACTTCTCGTTGCAATGACGCTGATCGCCGCAACTGTCTCGTTGAAATTTATGCGTTCCGGCCAGTCGGATGTCATGATTTTAGGTGGCATTCTGGCCGGTTTCGTGCTTTATGTAGTAACGGTGCTGGCGCGGGCTTTTGGCAACGCCGGCATTGTTCCGCCAATCATTGCTGCGTGGATTCCTGTTCTGATTGCAGTGTTTTTCAGTGTATCGTTTCTTCTCTACAGGGAGGATGGGTAG